One Anaerolineae bacterium DNA segment encodes these proteins:
- a CDS encoding PAS domain-containing sensor histidine kinase, which produces MVISWSISTVLLILLIVMAFACRHLKTQLRREQMQTARLRSKLSFLRTELAEVNNRRKKLLAASTQALVIVEKDYAISSANKMAKQMFGRPDKATTLMAWTRQHQLQELVSQVLQGKKMPPIYFSLHDRYLEANARSIKHNKDIVAVALAIHDVTELQRLSRARREFVANISHELRTPLASTRLLIETLLNGALEDKEMALKLVNKIAAQIDTLSQLAQELLDLSLIESGQMPLKMSTHSLRDIVQAQVETLTPQAERKHIALNMEIGGDVGVLVDETLIGRVLTNLLHNAIKFTDTGSVTISAKLPNGATPSTPDEIEERNWVTVSIADTGIGLAPDDLPRIFERFYKVDPARNAKKSGTGLGLAIAKHIVEAHGGHIWAESRGRGTTFYFTVLSDTCCD; this is translated from the coding sequence ATGGTTATTAGTTGGTCAATATCTACCGTGCTGCTGATTCTGCTGATAGTGATGGCGTTTGCCTGCCGCCATCTGAAAACGCAATTGCGACGAGAGCAAATGCAAACGGCGCGGCTGCGCAGTAAACTCTCTTTCCTGCGGACAGAGTTGGCTGAAGTCAATAATCGTCGCAAAAAATTGCTGGCCGCCTCTACCCAGGCCCTGGTGATAGTTGAAAAAGATTACGCCATTTCCAGCGCCAATAAAATGGCCAAACAGATGTTTGGCAGACCGGATAAAGCGACCACCCTCATGGCCTGGACCCGCCAGCACCAGTTGCAAGAATTGGTCAGCCAGGTTCTGCAAGGCAAAAAAATGCCGCCAATCTATTTTAGCTTGCACGACCGTTACCTGGAAGCCAATGCTCGCTCCATCAAACACAATAAGGATATTGTGGCCGTAGCCCTGGCTATTCACGATGTCACGGAGCTACAACGCCTCAGCCGGGCGCGGCGCGAATTTGTGGCCAACATTTCCCACGAGCTGCGCACTCCCCTGGCCTCTACTCGTTTGCTGATAGAAACTCTGCTCAACGGCGCCCTGGAAGATAAAGAGATGGCGCTCAAGTTGGTCAATAAAATTGCCGCTCAAATTGATACCTTAAGCCAACTGGCGCAAGAATTATTAGACCTCTCTTTGATTGAGTCTGGGCAAATGCCGCTCAAAATGTCCACCCACTCCTTGCGAGATATTGTCCAGGCTCAGGTAGAAACATTAACTCCCCAGGCTGAACGAAAGCATATTGCCTTAAATATGGAAATTGGTGGGGATGTAGGGGTGCTTGTTGATGAAACCCTGATTGGGCGTGTTCTTACCAATCTACTCCACAATGCCATAAAATTTACCGACACCGGCAGCGTAACTATCTCGGCCAAATTGCCCAACGGCGCAACCCCATCTACCCCGGACGAAATAGAAGAGAGAAATTGGGTGACGGTGAGCATCGCCGATACTGGCATTGGCCTTGCCCCCGACGACCTCCCCCGCATTTTTGAACGCTTCTACAAGGTTGACCCGGCCCGCAACGCCAAAAAATCCGGCACCGGCCTGGGCCTAGCCATTGCCAAACACATTGTTGAGGCGCACGGCGGCCATATCTGGGCCGAAAGTCGTGGCCGGGGCACCACCTTCTATTTTACTGTGCTTTCCGACACCTGTTGCGATTAA
- a CDS encoding MoxR family ATPase, with protein sequence MTTIRELNAAVEREALFLQDLLAEVNKVIVGQERLIERLLIGLLADGHILLEGVPGLAKTLAVKTLAQAVQAQFQRIQFTPDLLPADLIGTEVYNPRTNEFTPHQGPIFANFILADEINRAPAKVQSALLEAMQERQVTIGDATYPLEDPFLVLATQNPIEQEGTYPLPEAQVDRFMLKVIVGYPSRAEERLIIDRMTGTILPEVRPVITPHDLLHARQVVRQIYVDEKIKDYVLDLVFATRQPGDNGLLDLEPLIAFGASPRASIYLIMAARAHAFLKGRGFVTPEDIKQIAPDILRHRLVISYEAEAEEVTSADIVQRILDQIEVP encoded by the coding sequence ATGACAACTATTCGCGAATTGAACGCCGCCGTAGAGCGAGAAGCGCTTTTTTTGCAAGACCTGCTGGCCGAAGTCAACAAAGTGATTGTTGGCCAAGAAAGATTGATTGAGCGGTTGCTCATTGGCCTGCTGGCCGACGGCCACATTTTGCTTGAAGGCGTGCCCGGCCTGGCCAAAACCCTGGCCGTCAAAACCCTGGCTCAGGCCGTGCAGGCCCAATTTCAACGAATTCAGTTCACGCCCGACCTGCTGCCCGCCGACCTGATTGGCACGGAAGTTTACAATCCCCGCACCAATGAATTTACGCCGCACCAGGGGCCCATCTTTGCCAATTTCATTTTGGCCGATGAGATCAATCGCGCCCCGGCCAAAGTGCAGAGCGCCCTTTTAGAAGCGATGCAAGAAAGACAGGTGACCATTGGCGATGCCACCTATCCCCTGGAAGACCCCTTTTTGGTGTTGGCCACCCAAAACCCAATTGAACAGGAAGGCACCTATCCCCTGCCCGAAGCTCAGGTGGACCGTTTTATGCTAAAGGTGATTGTTGGTTATCCCTCGCGGGCCGAAGAGCGCCTCATCATTGACCGGATGACGGGCACAATCTTGCCCGAGGTCAGGCCCGTGATCACGCCCCATGATTTGCTCCACGCCCGCCAGGTAGTGCGCCAAATTTACGTAGATGAAAAAATCAAGGATTACGTGCTTGACCTGGTTTTTGCCACGCGCCAGCCCGGCGACAACGGCCTGCTTGATTTGGAACCGCTCATTGCCTTTGGCGCATCGCCGCGGGCCAGCATTTATCTGATAATGGCCGCTCGCGCCCACGCCTTTCTCAAAGGCCGGGGCTTTGTGACCCCGGAAGACATCAAGCAGATTGCGCCCGACATCCTGCGCCATCGCCTGGTCATCAGCTACGAGGCTGAAGCCGAAGAAGTCACCAGCGCCGATATTGTCCAACGAATTTTAGATCAAATTGAAGTGCCCTGA
- a CDS encoding DUF58 domain-containing protein — protein MLTPELIKKIRRIEIRTRRLVNDSFAGEYHAIFKGRGMEFDEVRPYQPGDEVRDIDWNVTARTGQLFIKRYVEERELTVMLLVDASASGQFGTINRFKREIAAELAAVLAFSAISNNDKVGLLVFTDQVELFISPRKGRRHVLRLIRDLLAFAPQGGGTDLKLALDLVNRVLKRRSIVFLISDFLTSPESYRRVLQISNRRHDVIAVTLSDPREWEWPRVGLVALEDAETGQTQWLDTSSRHWRESFIERVSELRLARDRVFRKAKVDRIDITTDAEYVTPLTVFFEKRVRRLRR, from the coding sequence ATGCTCACACCTGAACTCATCAAAAAAATTCGCCGCATCGAAATACGCACCCGCCGCCTGGTCAACGATAGTTTTGCCGGTGAATATCACGCCATCTTTAAAGGCCGGGGCATGGAGTTTGACGAAGTGCGTCCCTACCAACCCGGCGACGAAGTGCGGGATATTGATTGGAATGTGACCGCCCGTACCGGCCAGCTCTTTATCAAACGGTACGTTGAAGAGCGGGAATTGACCGTGATGCTCCTGGTTGACGCCAGCGCCTCTGGCCAATTTGGCACAATCAATCGCTTCAAACGAGAAATTGCGGCTGAGTTGGCCGCGGTGCTGGCCTTTTCGGCCATCAGCAACAACGACAAAGTGGGCTTATTGGTTTTTACCGACCAGGTGGAGTTATTTATTTCCCCCCGCAAGGGGCGTCGTCACGTGCTGCGCCTCATCCGCGATTTGTTGGCCTTTGCCCCGCAGGGGGGGGGGACAGATTTGAAGTTGGCTTTGGACCTGGTCAATCGCGTGCTCAAGCGGCGCAGCATAGTTTTTCTCATCTCCGATTTTCTGACGTCGCCGGAAAGTTATCGGCGGGTGTTGCAGATCAGTAATCGTCGCCACGATGTGATTGCTGTTACTTTGAGCGACCCTCGGGAATGGGAATGGCCCAGGGTGGGCCTGGTGGCCTTGGAGGATGCCGAAACCGGCCAGACGCAATGGCTGGATACCAGCAGCCGCCACTGGCGCGAGTCATTTATAGAACGGGTCAGCGAATTACGCCTGGCGCGGGATCGAGTTTTTCGCAAAGCCAAAGTAGATCGTATTGACATTACCACCGATGCCGAGTATGTGACGCCGCTGACCGTTTTTTTTGAAAAGCGCGTCCGGCGCTTGCGGCGGTAA
- a CDS encoding VWA domain-containing protein, which yields MFRFASPWLLVFLIAPFVLALLPLLARGRLKPATLQYSDVRLTMHPPSLRQRGRFILPVMRYLALVLLIVALARPQSGSAREVITGEGVDIAIVLDISGSMAALDFEPNRLGAAKQVILDFIENREYDRVGLVVFATEAFSQVPPTLDYNVLRRILVETQVSWDIGLESGTAIGLGLANGANMLRDSEAKSRVIVLLTDGANNSGQIDPLTAAEIAKALYIRVYTIGAARPGPAPLPFPDGRIEYRGSEIDEETLRQIADLTGGLYFRAEDERGLQEIYDTINELERSQVEVRTFTRYTELAAWLIIPAGLLLAMEILLRKTIFKTIP from the coding sequence ATGTTTCGTTTTGCCTCGCCCTGGCTGTTGGTATTTTTGATTGCGCCGTTTGTGCTGGCCCTGTTGCCACTCCTGGCCCGTGGCCGGCTTAAACCGGCCACGCTGCAATATTCCGATGTGCGGTTGACCATGCATCCGCCCTCGCTGCGGCAGAGAGGACGTTTTATTTTGCCCGTGATGCGCTACCTGGCCCTGGTTCTCTTGATTGTGGCCCTGGCCCGGCCGCAATCCGGCAGCGCCCGGGAAGTCATTACCGGCGAGGGCGTGGACATTGCCATTGTCTTGGATATTTCTGGTAGCATGGCCGCTCTTGATTTTGAGCCAAACCGTTTGGGCGCGGCCAAACAAGTCATTCTCGACTTCATTGAAAATCGGGAGTATGATCGGGTGGGACTGGTGGTGTTTGCCACGGAGGCTTTTAGCCAGGTACCGCCCACGCTCGACTATAACGTTTTGCGCCGTATCCTGGTTGAAACCCAAGTTTCGTGGGACATTGGCCTGGAAAGCGGTACGGCCATTGGTTTGGGCCTGGCCAACGGGGCCAATATGCTGCGCGATTCTGAAGCCAAAAGCCGGGTCATTGTTTTGCTGACCGATGGAGCCAATAACTCCGGCCAGATTGACCCGCTGACGGCGGCTGAGATTGCCAAAGCGCTGTACATCCGGGTTTACACCATTGGCGCGGCCCGGCCCGGCCCGGCCCCCTTGCCCTTTCCTGACGGCCGGATAGAATATCGTGGCTCAGAGATTGACGAAGAAACACTGCGCCAGATTGCCGACCTGACCGGCGGCCTCTACTTCAGGGCCGAGGACGAGCGCGGCTTGCAAGAAATTTACGATACCATCAACGAATTGGAACGCTCGCAGGTTGAAGTAAGAACCTTCACCCGCTATACCGAGTTGGCCGCCTGGCTTATCATTCCTGCCGGCCTGTTGCTGGCCATGGAAATATTATTGCGTAAAACAATATTTAAGACGATACCTTAA
- a CDS encoding VWA domain-containing protein: protein MDFAQPIYLTCFIPLILLAFILALLARWERAQLSRLGAPQLIAKLSAAVNRRGRRWRMALWFLVLVFSIIALARPRWGAQVEYIERQGVEIMVALDISESMQAEDLKPSRLARAKLEINELMDRLEGNELGLVLFSGAAFVQFPLTSDFTTARMFLDAAKPGLISRPGTAIAEAIEIAMTGFNEERATQKVIILLTDGENHEGDVLAAAQQAAEQGIIVYTIGFGSPNGEPIPQYDNLGELIGYKQNREGEIVLTRLDETTLQQIALITNGRYFRAAADGREVGFLANAVGELQTTELEGRFETRGIERFQWFLAVAVMALVVSELIPDRKRKMEEIRSSV from the coding sequence ATGGATTTTGCTCAACCAATCTATCTAACGTGTTTTATCCCCTTAATACTGCTGGCCTTTATTTTGGCCCTGCTGGCCCGGTGGGAGCGAGCGCAGTTGTCTCGGCTGGGCGCGCCTCAGCTTATTGCCAAATTGAGCGCTGCCGTTAATCGGCGGGGCCGGCGTTGGCGGATGGCGCTTTGGTTTTTAGTATTGGTTTTTTCTATTATCGCCCTGGCCCGGCCTCGCTGGGGCGCTCAGGTGGAGTATATCGAGCGGCAGGGCGTTGAAATTATGGTGGCCCTGGACATATCGGAGAGCATGCAGGCCGAAGACCTCAAACCCAGCCGTTTGGCGCGGGCCAAATTGGAGATTAATGAGCTGATGGATCGGCTGGAAGGCAATGAACTGGGCCTGGTGCTCTTTTCCGGGGCGGCCTTTGTGCAATTCCCACTCACTTCGGATTTTACCACGGCCCGGATGTTTCTGGACGCGGCCAAACCGGGCCTTATCTCCCGGCCCGGCACCGCCATTGCCGAGGCCATTGAGATTGCGATGACCGGCTTTAACGAGGAACGCGCCACTCAAAAAGTAATTATTCTACTGACCGATGGCGAGAATCACGAGGGTGACGTGCTGGCCGCGGCCCAACAAGCAGCCGAGCAAGGCATCATTGTTTATACCATTGGTTTTGGTTCCCCCAACGGCGAACCCATTCCCCAGTACGATAACCTGGGTGAATTAATTGGTTACAAACAGAACCGTGAGGGTGAAATTGTGCTGACCCGCTTGGATGAAACCACCTTGCAGCAAATTGCCCTCATTACCAATGGCCGTTACTTTCGGGCCGCCGCCGATGGCCGGGAAGTGGGTTTTTTGGCCAACGCCGTGGGCGAACTGCAAACCACCGAATTGGAGGGTCGTTTTGAAACCCGGGGCATCGAGCGGTTTCAATGGTTTTTGGCCGTAGCGGTAATGGCTTTGGTGGTCAGCGAGTTGATCCCCGACCGCAAGCGCAAGATGGAAGAGATAAGGAGCAGCGTATGA
- a CDS encoding tetratricopeptide repeat protein, whose product MKKGQWLIWLMAIVLLSGCGSAAARYNNRGNRDFEAEKFDEAIKDYTTAQQENPDLAEPYYNAGNTHHRQENLEGAVAQLKQSLRGADDELKQQAYYNLGNTYFQAQDWSAAIEAYQQALLLNPDDMDAKQNLELALQKLLEQQQQQQQQQGGGGQQQDNQQDQQGQQQQQEQQGQQDNQDQENESGQGQQPDQPDQSGGSQPPDQQQQAGGQGGLSRSEAEQLLDALGQDSQTLQERLQRQLGQPAPRPDRDW is encoded by the coding sequence ATGAAAAAAGGTCAATGGCTTATTTGGCTAATGGCAATTGTGTTGCTTTCCGGTTGTGGCTCGGCTGCGGCCCGGTACAATAACCGGGGCAATAGAGATTTTGAGGCAGAGAAGTTTGACGAGGCGATAAAAGATTACACCACGGCCCAACAGGAAAACCCCGATTTGGCCGAACCCTACTATAATGCGGGCAATACCCACCACCGCCAGGAGAATCTGGAAGGCGCTGTGGCCCAGTTAAAACAGTCGTTGCGCGGCGCAGATGATGAATTGAAGCAGCAAGCTTATTATAATCTTGGTAACACCTATTTTCAGGCTCAAGATTGGTCGGCGGCTATAGAGGCCTACCAGCAGGCCTTATTGCTGAATCCTGACGATATGGACGCCAAGCAAAACTTGGAGTTAGCTTTGCAAAAATTATTAGAACAGCAGCAACAGCAACAACAACAGCAAGGCGGGGGCGGCCAGCAGCAAGACAATCAACAAGACCAGCAGGGTCAACAACAACAGCAAGAGCAACAAGGTCAACAAGATAACCAAGATCAGGAAAATGAAAGCGGCCAGGGACAACAACCGGACCAACCAGATCAGTCTGGTGGATCACAGCCGCCGGATCAACAACAGCAAGCAGGCGGCCAGGGCGGGCTTTCTCGCAGCGAGGCGGAGCAATTATTGGACGCCCTGGGCCAGGATAGCCAAACGTTGCAGGAGCGTTTACAGCGACAACTTGGCCAACCGGCGCCCAGACCGGATCGAGATTGGTAG
- a CDS encoding protein BatD, giving the protein MLAHHHCPRYKQGEVDHTPADHYSWIALRTICLVIILFVGAGAGDYVVLAQSPIMVQVDRTTLSTDEELLLTVTVTSELVNIPQPDLSGLVDFAVINSGSSTQISIINGKMTSQGIYRYHLQPLKAGNLVIPSLSVTIDGQTYQTESIHIKVTPGLNPTLPGTPPATIEAPTSLVGQPVFVEAEVDNPTPYLGQQITYIFRFYQAADASLPTFSRPDYQPPSFTNFWGSTVLAQPYYSTTINGQNYFVTEVHTALFPANPGPLTIEPAKLVIPGDLFNPDIALETEPLTIEVQSLPEGAPPDFSGAVGQFEIQAHLSETEGQVDEPLTLFIDIEGTGNVEVLTEPPLPELPNWRIFDSQSSSSLEVREEEVYGRRRFERLIVPGHPGDYEFPPISFSYYDPQAGEYRTIKTEPIPLTIYPNDATFSSPLVVLGSDKQPITLTTGDIRHIKPVPTILESAGGLLLHQPLYWAFWILPVLIVGGVWFWQNRRQRLALDTAYARSQRARRTAQKILAGAGQTGADGYAAAQRALLGYLADKLNRPTVGLTNDELINLLHQYQLDPSLLEQVKAVLTQVEAGRFAPIEETVVQSLLTETQRLINNLEKSFSRRR; this is encoded by the coding sequence ATGCTTGCTCACCATCATTGCCCCAGGTATAAACAGGGCGAGGTAGACCATACGCCAGCCGACCACTATAGCTGGATCGCCCTCCGCACGATCTGCCTGGTCATTATCTTGTTTGTCGGCGCAGGCGCAGGAGATTATGTTGTCTTGGCTCAATCCCCCATCATGGTCCAAGTTGACCGCACGACCCTTTCTACCGATGAGGAGCTTTTGCTCACGGTTACGGTCACCAGCGAACTGGTCAACATTCCCCAGCCTGACCTGTCCGGCCTGGTAGATTTTGCGGTGATTAACAGTGGCTCTTCTACTCAAATCAGCATTATCAATGGGAAGATGACATCCCAGGGCATTTACCGTTACCATCTCCAACCATTAAAAGCGGGCAACCTGGTTATCCCCTCCCTGAGCGTGACCATTGACGGCCAAACTTACCAAACAGAGTCAATCCATATTAAGGTTACGCCTGGTTTGAACCCCACGCTACCCGGCACCCCCCCTGCTACTATCGAGGCTCCAACAAGCCTGGTTGGCCAACCTGTTTTTGTGGAAGCCGAGGTGGATAATCCAACCCCCTATCTTGGTCAACAAATTACTTACATTTTTAGATTTTACCAGGCGGCTGACGCTTCCTTGCCTACGTTTAGCCGGCCGGATTACCAGCCGCCCTCTTTTACCAACTTTTGGGGTTCAACTGTTTTGGCCCAACCTTATTACTCCACTACCATCAACGGGCAGAACTATTTTGTGACCGAAGTTCATACCGCCCTTTTTCCGGCCAATCCCGGTCCGCTGACCATTGAACCGGCCAAACTCGTTATCCCTGGCGATCTGTTCAACCCGGATATTGCCCTGGAAACAGAACCGCTCACCATTGAGGTGCAATCCCTGCCAGAAGGAGCGCCGCCCGATTTTAGCGGGGCAGTCGGTCAGTTTGAAATCCAGGCCCATCTTAGTGAAACTGAGGGCCAGGTGGATGAACCGCTGACCTTATTTATAGATATTGAGGGAACGGGTAATGTAGAAGTTCTTACCGAACCGCCTCTGCCTGAATTGCCCAACTGGCGTATCTTTGACAGCCAATCTTCAAGCAGCCTTGAAGTGCGGGAAGAGGAAGTGTATGGCCGGCGTCGTTTTGAAAGGCTCATTGTGCCCGGCCACCCCGGAGATTATGAGTTTCCCCCGATTAGTTTTAGTTACTATGACCCCCAGGCGGGCGAGTATCGCACTATTAAAACTGAGCCTATCCCCCTTACCATTTACCCTAACGATGCAACTTTTTCCTCGCCCCTGGTAGTATTGGGTTCTGACAAGCAGCCCATCACCCTGACAACGGGCGATATTCGTCATATAAAACCGGTGCCAACCATTCTGGAAAGCGCCGGCGGCCTGTTATTGCACCAGCCGCTTTACTGGGCTTTTTGGATTTTGCCGGTGTTGATTGTAGGGGGGGTGTGGTTTTGGCAAAACCGGCGGCAGCGATTGGCGCTGGATACCGCCTATGCCCGGAGCCAACGCGCCCGACGCACAGCGCAAAAAATTTTGGCCGGGGCGGGCCAAACCGGCGCCGATGGTTACGCCGCCGCCCAGCGGGCTTTGTTGGGCTATCTGGCGGACAAGTTGAACCGGCCCACTGTTGGCCTGACCAATGATGAATTGATCAACCTGCTCCACCAATATCAGCTTGACCCCTCCTTGCTTGAGCAGGTCAAAGCAGTGTTAACGCAGGTTGAGGCGGGGCGTTTTGCCCCCATCGAAGAAACGGTTGTGCAATCTTTGCTTACTGAAACCCAACGACTCATCAACAATCTAGAAAAATCATTTTCAAGGCGGCGGTAA
- a CDS encoding tetratricopeptide repeat protein, producing the protein MSGVKDQVSAFAFKGLRLTILVSLFLLLAGIPCLAQIELSPPEAMLKANQHYEAGQFAEAAVIYEAIVEAGIHNSEVYYNLGNAYFKQGDLGRAILNYRRAQHLAPRDADVAANLNFALAQTVDQLEADKGLTDVVQVFEGWLTLNEVAVLALVLWVLLCYFAVLAILLPRFRYVFGWIMAGLVLFLAVGLISVAGRLYNEWRYPPAVVVAPETQITSGPGDTQQYLLEFTLHAGTEVRLLESRSEWKRITLPGNLQGWATAAAIEEVISW; encoded by the coding sequence GTGTCAGGTGTCAAGGATCAAGTATCGGCTTTTGCGTTTAAAGGTTTGCGCTTGACCATTTTGGTGAGTCTGTTTTTGCTCCTGGCCGGAATCCCCTGCCTGGCCCAAATCGAATTGAGTCCCCCGGAGGCAATGTTGAAAGCCAATCAGCACTACGAGGCCGGCCAATTTGCCGAAGCTGCTGTTATTTATGAGGCCATCGTTGAAGCCGGGATACACAACAGTGAGGTTTACTACAACTTGGGCAATGCCTACTTTAAACAGGGAGATTTGGGCCGGGCTATTCTCAACTACCGCCGCGCGCAGCACTTGGCCCCGCGCGATGCCGATGTTGCGGCCAATTTGAATTTTGCTCTGGCCCAAACGGTGGACCAACTTGAAGCTGACAAGGGTCTGACCGACGTAGTGCAGGTGTTTGAGGGGTGGCTGACCTTGAATGAGGTGGCCGTTTTGGCCCTGGTTTTATGGGTATTGCTTTGTTATTTTGCGGTTCTGGCCATTTTGCTGCCCCGGTTTCGGTATGTTTTTGGGTGGATCATGGCTGGCTTGGTTCTGTTTTTGGCGGTGGGGCTTATCTCAGTGGCCGGTCGTTTGTATAATGAATGGCGGTATCCTCCGGCGGTAGTGGTGGCCCCGGAGACGCAAATAACCAGCGGCCCCGGCGATACCCAACAATATTTGCTTGAATTCACGCTGCATGCCGGAACTGAAGTGCGTTTGCTTGAAAGTCGGTCTGAATGGAAACGGATCACGCTTCCCGGAAACTTGCAGGGGTGGGCGACCGCGGCGGCAATTGAGGAAGTAATATCTTGGTGA